The Sulfitobacter indolifex genome contains the following window.
CGCCACGCCGCCATCACAGATGCCACCGAACCTGCCGATCATCTCATCCCGCGGTAGATGCACTGAAATCTGATGTGCCAACTGCCCGTCATAGACAAATTTCGAGGGGCGCGTCGCGTCGACGATATACATATCGCCGGGCCGCAGGAGGGTCGATGAACCGTTCTGATGCACCACGCATTCGCCGACGTCCTGCACCAGCATAAAGAAATATTCGCCCGGATCGCGCCGGATGCAAGTCTGCGTGCGGGCCGCTTCTTGGGCGTCGAGCGAGACCAGCGCCGCCTCGAAGCCGCCCATCTCCCGCTTTCGCGCCAAACCGTGAGACGGCCCCTCGCGGCGCGCCGGTTCCACCTCAAAAGCGCCGCAGATTTGTAAAATGTCGTTGCGCAGAACTTCAATGGGCGTGGACTTTGTCGAGATACGGCTCAGTGCTTTCATGTTCCCGCAACCCCTCAGAAACCCGCGCTGTGGCGCCTCTTAGAAAAGGTTATCGCATTCATTTGCATGCATCAAGCGCGGCCGAACGAAGGCCGATCGACGTTTTGCATCATCTGGAGAGCTGCTCTCGCTCGTTCCACCGTCCGGCCGCACCGAAGTATAGGTGCGGCATTAAGCTGCAACGAAAACGACAGCCCGATGGGGGGTTCAGCGGGCTGGGCATATCGCCTTTCAGCATGGTCCGTTTGCGGTTGCGCTCGGCGCGGGGGGCGGCCAGCGGAATCGCCGAGAGCAATTCCGGTGTGTAGGGGTGCTGCGGTGCCGCAAACAGCGCATCCGCCGCGCCGACCTCGACGACCTGGCCAAGGTACATCACCGCGATCCGAAGACATGCGCTTCGTAACGGCCCCAACCCCAGATCAAAATTCCGGCAAATACGCGGCGATTTCTTTGCCCCTGCCTGCCGCGTAGTCCTGCGCCATTTGTGTCCAATCAATCCGGGCCGCTTGGGTCCAGTCTACGCTGGGATGGGCATCTGGCGTCGTTCGGGAAGCTACCTCTGACGTTTCCGTCGCTGCATAATCGACGATGCGCTGCCCCTCCTGAAATGCATCAAGGCTTTGCTCCCATCGCTCCCCTTTCAATGTCAGACCCAGAGCCCGCGTCATCGGACTGTATTCAGCCGTAAACAAAGTGCCGAAACCCTCTGCATAACGATCCTGCAAAAGTGGCGCGCGCAGGAACTCTCGGTTCAGCCTGCGCGGTGTGACGCGAAGTCGGTCGAGATGGTCGCGGCGTTCAAAGCTGCGGGTAAAGCTAGGCCGGTCGGCGCGGGACGGTGCAGATTGGTGGTTGGTTGCTATCGCCTTCGGCATCACTTTTGCCCCACCTCCGGGAGAAAGCTCGACGCTTGCTGTGCGCCCCGAGGCATCTGCGAGCACCAGATTATAGGCCATATGCGACGGCACCCGGTGCAAGACCTTCAACGCCTCTGGCACGCTGTCGCAGGTTTCCAAAATGTAGCGCAGGATCGTGGTCACGCCAAAGCCGGGGCCTGTCTCAGACCGTCCGCCATAGGCAAGCGCCACAGTAAGCCCCGCGTCGTTGATGCCGTCAGACAGGCCCCAGAGAAACTCCACCATCCCCATCACAGCGCGACCAGACCACTGCGTTCTCAGCAGCAATCCCTCGTTTAAGCCCGGCGACAGATCATAGTTGCGCACCAGCCGGACATCGCTTGCGTCACCAATGGCGGCGAGCGAACAGCCGCCCAGATAGGTCGGCGGGCACCAAGTGGACAGGAACCGCGCTGCGCGGTCCGAGCCACCGGCGATCAGCACCAACCGGTCATAGATTGGGATCAGTTCAGGCATATGGCGCTCGATGGCCGCGCGGCAGTCCTCGCGGGAGGGGCCGTAATCACCCCCGCGGGCGGTGAACCACGCCTCATAGGCGGGCCACGACCGCTGCCAGCGCGCCGCCCATTTAGGTCCGGGGGTGGCCTCGGAAACGGCATCAAAGGTCAGTGTCATCTGGGTCATATCAAGCGCCCTGTACGGGTTGTTCAAAGAAAAAGCGGATCATTTCGGCGCTGGCATCTGGGCCCTTCGGGTCGGTATAAGACCCCTCCCTCTGGCCGCCAGACCATGCGTGGCCAAGCCCGGAAACCGTCCAATGCTCAAGCGTCGGTTGCCCGTTTGCCGCCGTAGAGCGCAGAACCGAATAGGACCGCCCGCCGTGGTTGCCGTTCTCAACTGTCTCGAGCGTCTGGCCCGGCCCGATGTCTTGAACCTGCCTTACCACCGCTTCGCCGTTCGAGGGATGAACGGTCGCATCCGATGTGCCGTGAAAGACGATGGTCGGAATGTGCGACTTTTTCGGCAAAGGCTCCGCCGTTGGCCCTGCCATGGCCGAAAAGGCCGAGGCGACATCCTTTGCCGACCCATAGGCCAATCCTGAATGTACGCCGACAGCAGCGAAGACGTCCGGATAGGTCTCTCCCAAGATAACGGCCATGGCTGCCCCCGCCGACAATCCCGCAACGAAAGTCCGGTCCGGCGCGATACCATGGGTCGCGCAGACCTGTTGCACCATACCGGCGAGGATTGCAGGTTCACCCGCATCGCGGCGCTGATCCCCACGGCTGAACCAGTTCCAACAGGACTGCGTGTTGTTGCGCCGCGACTGGGCGGGGTACACCACGATGAAACGGTGCTCTTCGGCCAGACGGTTCATGCCAGTGCCTGCGGCGAAATCCTCAGGCGTTTGCGTGCAGCCGTGCAGCATGACGACAACACCACTGGCACCATCCGCAGCGGACGCGGGGATATAGGTGCGAAAGCTTCGACTGCCCGCCGTGCAGTTAAATGTATCGTTGAGAAAGCTGGCCCCTGTGGGGATGTCTGCGATTGGAGTAGCGGAGGATGGGGACGCGGCCCCGAGCTTTGATAGAAGGTCGTTGATCGACGGCATGGCTGGCAGTTCTGTTGCGCCCATGGGCACGGCTTGGCCGCCAAGGCCGTGCTGCGCCAGCGTGCGCTGCACCAGATCATTCGCAGCCGTAAGGCGTGCATCATTGGTCGCCCGGCGCGTGGCACCGACGTTAAAAAGTTTCATCTCATCTATCCTTATGAAGGGGTACGCATCTTACTTGATGCGGTCGGCGAGTGCCTTTTTGATATCCGCGCTGGCCTGCAGTGCGCCCAGCACGGTGATTGATCCGATGGTCTCAAGCGCCAGTTCCGGCGTCACATCTGACGCAATCCGCGCCAGCCCGACCACCTTGACGTGCAGCACCTCTCCGGCCGCTTTCAGCGCTTCCAGATCGGCCACCGTGTAATCGCGCAGACCAAGCTCCATCGTGTGGCGTTCAAGCGATTTGCTGACCACCTCGACATGGCTCTCAAGTTGGTTGCGGATCGCTGTGCGGATCAGGTCGCTGCGGTTAGAATAGAACCCTTCCTGCACCAGCAGGTCGATCCTACCTAGGTCCACATAGCCAAGATTGATCGTTATCTTCTCGCTGTCAGGGGTCTTTTCGCGCAGTTGCCGAACATTACTCATAAACCATTCTCCATCCGTGTGGATGGTATATGGATGTCATTTGATCGAAAAGCAAGATCTGACAATGCTCAAGCGCGCGTCTCTTTGCACTGGCATCAACTTCGACGGCGCGGATCGGGTGGAAGTTGACGTAAACCCGCACACAAGTTCATCGACTGAGCCAGAAATCCATCAATCTCTCAGTTTGTAGGATCGGCAAATTCTGTAACTGGCCTACAGCGATCATAGCTCGGCGTTTACTCTCCGCCCCCAAGCGCTAAAATTCCCATTAGGTGTT
Protein-coding sequences here:
- a CDS encoding oligopeptide/dipeptide ABC transporter ATP-binding protein; amino-acid sequence: MYLGQVVEVGAADALFAAPQHPYTPELLSAIPLAAPRAERNRKRTMLKGDMPSPLNPPSGCRFRCSLMPHLYFGAAGRWNEREQLSR
- a CDS encoding C45 family autoproteolytic acyltransferase/hydolase, translated to MTQMTLTFDAVSEATPGPKWAARWQRSWPAYEAWFTARGGDYGPSREDCRAAIERHMPELIPIYDRLVLIAGGSDRAARFLSTWCPPTYLGGCSLAAIGDASDVRLVRNYDLSPGLNEGLLLRTQWSGRAVMGMVEFLWGLSDGINDAGLTVALAYGGRSETGPGFGVTTILRYILETCDSVPEALKVLHRVPSHMAYNLVLADASGRTASVELSPGGGAKVMPKAIATNHQSAPSRADRPSFTRSFERRDHLDRLRVTPRRLNREFLRAPLLQDRYAEGFGTLFTAEYSPMTRALGLTLKGERWEQSLDAFQEGQRIVDYAATETSEVASRTTPDAHPSVDWTQAARIDWTQMAQDYAAGRGKEIAAYLPEF
- a CDS encoding extracellular catalytic domain type 1 short-chain-length polyhydroxyalkanoate depolymerase, with translation MKLFNVGATRRATNDARLTAANDLVQRTLAQHGLGGQAVPMGATELPAMPSINDLLSKLGAASPSSATPIADIPTGASFLNDTFNCTAGSRSFRTYIPASAADGASGVVVMLHGCTQTPEDFAAGTGMNRLAEEHRFIVVYPAQSRRNNTQSCWNWFSRGDQRRDAGEPAILAGMVQQVCATHGIAPDRTFVAGLSAGAAMAVILGETYPDVFAAVGVHSGLAYGSAKDVASAFSAMAGPTAEPLPKKSHIPTIVFHGTSDATVHPSNGEAVVRQVQDIGPGQTLETVENGNHGGRSYSVLRSTAANGQPTLEHWTVSGLGHAWSGGQREGSYTDPKGPDASAEMIRFFFEQPVQGA